The Azospirillum baldaniorum genome contains a region encoding:
- a CDS encoding ATP-binding protein has protein sequence MADAVPIEPGDPLRAAELKDALLQAITDLGRPAPAGAAPSAGPAMAGNDLRFALAVRGPADPKALLPKNLDEAARLDLLDTVAVDCDTGAGTSLGQWLLSDAARRRELTARSPDEIRQALEQVPPNDPIATALRHLYRDDLPDLDALSAAELRALLSVLPAVTGLMPGVPQPTELHRRLAKAQRRENFENVVKDGFVGRDSELRSVLSVCIRSDANAGDRFGSCLVWGTGGIGKSTLISAVMLHLLGEDEGIPGPSAARPDGARAIVVHLDFDRSDLDVMTPIGLSLELLRQAGLGNPGLDAMLKERREIMRAELHAGLDGAGRVALEAASTPTVSAMHNALEWTVGRGQALVLVLDTFEQVEAAGPPGLESLDRWIDDLLEVSGALAIRLVVAGRTDPTLNGTAKMFQRFGHVTEIHLDDLPESAAVPFLTGSGMSRARAKALHSALGGNPLVLRLIRKLAANRRKVEELQDLADDVQEGKIPKDIVQGILYDRFLGHIHDREARTYAHPGLVLPELTPTLIRQILAPLKSQRAMPEGRAEAIFNALAEASWLVRREGDRLIQHADVRRLMLRLMAADQGRAAEVRRVRQMAILHHHGRLETEHRAALAYHLLMDARSREDLELLQGIDLSGCGHFLRRYREDLPVVAKTFVDVVDFSAAPGPGGLRVTNSASVSADRAVTDLPDGLWCQFIACDGGGEGDRLVDRTDPGVALELWRRRPVGPPGRPPTFVLQALAETAEWDTDEVDLAAVVNDLHLRMSEQVPPPPPLLRRLYWISRLALCKDPDSRRFTGALPGYGKRLVELMGSALRSPSADQMTALPTLAAVMEALLGGIDRIIPDSHFDNPRRGDDSNRIFLQRAVWLREELSWQANTDSLVVLQRNFAKRAADQLARVPSPPGDLLIERLADAQTVVDATDGTPLSSMTKALSGLRSVVAIDVDGMIAETMPGWTLVLRGQTSELHRPARQALVEGFAGAGQDRLREVAQRWAALMTIRPLELELDAMVRRLTRNPMSGFLTLVQFADRARVLESLLREARRFALRPRKIERVLATLVDWDRAITGGRSSDWWAEKGPNEAPVQTSQQEWQI, from the coding sequence ATGGCCGATGCGGTCCCCATCGAGCCGGGCGATCCCCTGCGAGCGGCCGAGCTGAAAGACGCCCTTCTGCAGGCGATCACGGACCTGGGCCGACCGGCGCCCGCCGGGGCGGCGCCGTCCGCCGGCCCGGCGATGGCCGGCAACGACCTCCGCTTCGCGCTGGCCGTGCGGGGCCCGGCAGACCCGAAAGCGCTGCTTCCCAAAAACCTGGATGAGGCCGCGCGGCTCGACCTGCTGGATACGGTCGCCGTCGACTGCGATACCGGAGCCGGGACGAGTTTGGGCCAGTGGCTGCTGTCGGATGCGGCGCGGCGCCGGGAACTCACCGCGCGAAGCCCCGACGAGATACGCCAAGCCCTGGAGCAGGTCCCACCGAACGATCCCATCGCCACGGCGCTGCGCCATCTGTACCGGGACGATCTTCCCGACCTCGACGCCCTTTCAGCTGCGGAACTGCGCGCCCTTCTGTCGGTCCTCCCGGCGGTCACCGGCCTGATGCCGGGAGTGCCGCAGCCGACCGAGCTGCACCGCCGGCTGGCGAAGGCCCAACGCCGGGAGAACTTCGAGAACGTCGTCAAGGATGGGTTTGTCGGTCGCGACAGTGAACTGCGCAGCGTTCTCAGCGTCTGCATACGCAGCGACGCGAATGCCGGCGACCGGTTCGGTTCCTGCCTGGTCTGGGGAACCGGGGGGATCGGGAAGTCCACCCTGATCTCCGCGGTGATGCTGCACCTTCTGGGCGAGGATGAGGGGATACCGGGACCTTCGGCAGCCCGTCCCGATGGGGCGAGGGCGATTGTCGTGCATCTCGATTTCGACCGCAGCGACCTCGATGTGATGACGCCCATCGGATTGTCGCTTGAACTGCTCCGACAGGCCGGGCTGGGGAATCCGGGGCTCGATGCGATGCTCAAGGAACGGCGCGAAATCATGCGCGCAGAGCTGCACGCCGGGCTGGACGGAGCGGGCCGGGTGGCACTGGAAGCCGCCAGCACGCCGACAGTGTCAGCCATGCACAACGCGTTGGAATGGACCGTTGGCCGGGGGCAGGCGCTCGTGCTGGTGTTGGACACCTTCGAGCAGGTGGAGGCCGCCGGGCCGCCGGGGCTGGAGTCCCTGGATCGCTGGATCGATGACCTGCTTGAGGTGTCGGGGGCTCTGGCGATCCGGCTGGTCGTCGCCGGCCGGACCGATCCGACCCTGAACGGGACGGCCAAAATGTTCCAGCGGTTCGGCCATGTGACGGAGATTCACCTGGATGACCTGCCGGAATCGGCCGCCGTGCCGTTCCTGACCGGATCGGGCATGTCGCGCGCGCGCGCCAAAGCGCTCCACAGCGCGCTCGGCGGCAATCCGTTGGTTCTCCGCCTGATCCGGAAGCTGGCCGCCAATCGGCGAAAAGTGGAGGAATTGCAGGATCTTGCCGACGATGTGCAGGAGGGGAAGATCCCCAAGGACATCGTCCAGGGCATTCTGTACGACCGCTTCCTCGGCCACATCCACGATCGGGAGGCACGGACCTACGCGCATCCGGGTTTGGTTCTGCCCGAACTGACCCCCACGCTGATCCGGCAGATCCTCGCCCCGCTGAAAAGTCAGCGTGCGATGCCGGAAGGGCGGGCCGAGGCCATCTTCAATGCGCTGGCGGAGGCGTCGTGGCTGGTGCGAAGGGAGGGGGATCGTCTGATCCAGCACGCCGACGTGCGGCGCTTGATGCTGCGGTTGATGGCGGCCGATCAGGGACGTGCGGCAGAGGTGCGCCGGGTGCGCCAGATGGCGATTCTGCACCACCATGGAAGGCTGGAGACGGAACACCGGGCTGCCCTTGCTTATCACCTGCTCATGGATGCGCGCAGCCGGGAGGATCTTGAACTCCTGCAAGGGATCGACCTGTCGGGGTGCGGGCACTTCCTGCGACGGTACCGGGAGGATCTTCCCGTTGTCGCGAAGACGTTCGTCGACGTGGTGGACTTCAGCGCCGCTCCCGGCCCCGGCGGGCTCCGTGTGACCAATAGCGCGTCGGTTTCCGCGGACAGGGCGGTCACGGATCTGCCCGACGGCCTGTGGTGCCAATTCATCGCCTGCGATGGCGGAGGCGAAGGGGACCGTCTGGTCGACCGTACGGACCCTGGTGTTGCGCTCGAACTTTGGCGGCGGCGCCCGGTTGGACCTCCGGGACGGCCGCCGACGTTTGTCCTCCAGGCGCTTGCTGAAACCGCCGAATGGGACACCGACGAGGTCGATCTCGCCGCTGTCGTCAACGACCTGCACCTCCGCATGAGCGAGCAGGTTCCCCCGCCGCCGCCCCTTCTCAGGCGCTTGTATTGGATCTCGCGCCTTGCCCTGTGCAAGGACCCGGACTCCCGGCGGTTCACGGGTGCTCTGCCCGGTTATGGCAAACGGCTCGTCGAATTGATGGGTTCGGCGCTGCGCTCCCCGTCCGCCGACCAGATGACGGCGCTGCCAACGCTGGCCGCGGTCATGGAGGCGCTTCTGGGCGGCATCGACAGGATCATTCCCGACAGCCACTTCGACAATCCGCGGCGCGGCGATGACAGCAACCGGATCTTCCTCCAACGGGCCGTATGGCTGCGCGAGGAATTGTCCTGGCAGGCGAACACCGACAGCCTGGTCGTGCTTCAAAGGAACTTCGCGAAACGTGCGGCCGATCAGCTGGCGCGCGTTCCTTCACCGCCCGGGGATCTGCTGATTGAGCGCCTGGCCGACGCGCAGACCGTGGTCGACGCGACGGATGGTACACCGCTCAGCTCGATGACGAAGGCGTTGAGTGGCCTCCGGTCCGTTGTCGCCATCGACGTGGACGGCATGATTGCGGAAACCATGCCGGGCTGGACGCTGGTTCTGCGGGGGCAGACATCGGAGTTGCACAGGCCCGCACGCCAGGCGCTCGTCGAAGGGTTTGCGGGCGCCGGTCAGGACCGGCTGCGCGAAGTCGCGCAGCGGTGGGCCGCCTTGATGACGATCCGGCCGTTGGAGCTTGAACTCGACGCCATGGTCCGGCGGCTGACGAGGAACCCCATGAGCGGTTTCCTGACCCTGGTGCAGTTCGCCGACCGCGCGCGGGTTCTGGAGAGTCTGCTCCGGGAGGCGCGGCGCTTCGCGCTTCGGCCGCGCAAGATCGAACGCGTGCTGGCAACCCTCGTGGACTGGGACCGGGCCATCACCGGGGGGCGCTCTTCGGACTGGTGGGCGGAGAAAGGGCCGAATGAGGCGCCGGTGCAGACTTCGCAACAGGAATGGCAGATCTGA
- a CDS encoding trypsin-like serine peptidase — MAKASETGLTAQRLLKRLALPAPVLRLEGAGGTAPAGPVTDPRQRLEAARRLLAQLAAGTPDVDEAVVDRIIRDAEEALRKLDGDGEQAELRTGEILGLEAVIESDGSRPVLFVQDGTIDLQTPELNEGLGTYWREDAGRHLKNIERVVASVGAVQLPAFNNKRFGTAFVIAPGLVMTNRHVLEEAAQLVGGVWKWKYVVEVDFRGEYQRTEEHRFPLGEVLFTGPDAIERRVDFSHLDIAIIRVGGDQGKLPPPLTFERSVERVAVRAGPQPPIYVVGFPAQPFIQPPVQPPIQPPIQPDDVGQAPPQAGHEYEEVLERLYRKRYGSKRWSPGLVDAGAGQLAEDERGWIMSHDASTLAGNSGSCVVDFGETGERVVGLHFGGRPRVENWAHVVAALQHPLSGVEGIEWVEGPVETTTETISDNPECRAPSSTG, encoded by the coding sequence ATGGCGAAGGCATCGGAGACAGGTCTCACCGCCCAGCGTCTTCTGAAACGTCTGGCGCTGCCGGCACCGGTTTTGAGGCTCGAAGGGGCTGGCGGGACGGCCCCGGCCGGGCCGGTTACCGATCCACGGCAGCGGCTTGAGGCGGCGCGTCGGCTGCTTGCCCAGTTGGCGGCGGGCACGCCCGATGTGGACGAGGCGGTCGTCGACCGCATCATCCGCGACGCCGAGGAAGCGTTAAGGAAGCTGGACGGCGATGGCGAGCAGGCCGAACTGCGCACAGGCGAGATCCTCGGGCTGGAGGCGGTCATCGAGTCCGACGGCAGCCGGCCCGTTCTGTTCGTCCAGGACGGCACAATCGACCTCCAGACGCCCGAACTGAACGAGGGGCTGGGCACCTATTGGCGGGAGGACGCCGGGCGGCACCTGAAGAACATCGAGCGGGTCGTCGCCTCCGTCGGGGCCGTGCAACTCCCGGCTTTCAACAACAAGCGCTTCGGCACCGCCTTCGTCATCGCGCCGGGCCTGGTGATGACCAACCGCCACGTTCTCGAAGAGGCGGCCCAACTGGTCGGCGGCGTCTGGAAATGGAAGTACGTCGTGGAGGTCGATTTCCGGGGCGAATACCAGCGCACTGAGGAGCACCGCTTTCCGCTTGGCGAGGTGTTGTTCACAGGACCCGACGCGATCGAACGGCGGGTCGACTTTTCCCATCTCGACATCGCCATCATCCGGGTTGGCGGAGATCAGGGAAAGCTGCCTCCGCCGCTCACCTTCGAACGCTCGGTGGAGCGGGTGGCGGTGCGAGCCGGACCGCAGCCGCCGATCTATGTCGTCGGATTTCCGGCCCAGCCGTTCATCCAGCCGCCCGTCCAGCCGCCCATTCAGCCGCCCATTCAGCCGGACGACGTGGGACAGGCGCCGCCGCAAGCGGGCCACGAATACGAAGAAGTTCTGGAGAGGCTCTACCGGAAGCGATACGGCAGCAAGCGCTGGTCGCCAGGGCTGGTCGATGCCGGCGCGGGACAACTCGCGGAGGATGAGCGCGGCTGGATCATGAGCCACGACGCCAGCACGCTCGCCGGCAATTCGGGCTCCTGCGTGGTGGATTTCGGGGAAACGGGTGAACGGGTGGTGGGCCTGCACTTCGGTGGCCGGCCGAGGGTGGAGAATTGGGCCCATGTGGTCGCGGCGTTGCAGCATCCGCTTTCCGGCGTGGAGGGCATCGAGTGGGTTGAGGGCCCCGTCGAAACGACGACGGAAACGATCAGCGACAATCCGGAGTGCCGCGCCCCTTCCTCGACAGGGTGA
- a CDS encoding DNA/RNA non-specific endonuclease produces the protein MAQENRADEVAVQGGLEGVRSTSPFSEEELNTRTGHRPDFLGGGITLPLPDAGGTQIWLHYTHFSILMDRARRQALLTVVDIDGAKWVNIKRRKPDVWYPDPRLKNDEQPERDFFQKADPSFNPARNDFGFGHLVRRQDPNYDEPGDDEAAERSEYETFYLTNASPQAESLNSGPWNTLEDIVLDDLKKTLRIPAVVLTGPIFDKKPPLLHGVFPIPRDYWKIVAWRSGNELAAVGWRQRQPDGVMPDALESVSVPFDGKAGEAWLIPIEEIAALTGLDLALYAAADTYRMRVLGFEGVEAAAPAFPLPVRASDLLMAETLLLGDDPPTPAPLPARGLAARMEVSSDSTAGIPAMAETWSGPGDEDYWTDITEDDVAAAAAAEGSTLESADAAPTVSWAADADSIDHAHLVPTPASGAFSLRAEDLDLLAALNDLPVDEAGDTPVLFGLRGCAIIMDHNQSAGEVTLRDRRPDHLAPRCVLGVWNRRAGSVHVFPGSTVPDRRAVVSWKASRRSGNLLPTGLYRYVVGPHATLRKDGTLNSRPGCFLLRNASGDKRVVVVRRSNDDLAYDLADMTDRTAPGDNIHPTFFLQPTDFSSFGCQTVVGTADSGGNHKGAWAEFRAAAGLQDKEGTPGKPYLYMLLTGTEAMLASAVRRNGLLGDIQARRALRRLRFGSKGDAVLRLQARLGLPKRDGDFGSFTAESLNALQRGLPPKNRCDGIWTPDLDAALGWGVFSSFGV, from the coding sequence ATGGCCCAAGAGAACCGTGCCGACGAAGTCGCAGTCCAGGGTGGACTGGAAGGTGTGAGATCGACGTCCCCCTTTTCGGAGGAGGAGTTGAACACACGCACCGGCCATCGGCCGGACTTCCTGGGCGGGGGCATCACCCTGCCGCTTCCCGATGCGGGCGGAACCCAGATCTGGCTGCACTACACACATTTCTCGATCCTCATGGACCGGGCGCGGCGGCAGGCCCTGCTGACGGTGGTCGACATTGACGGTGCCAAATGGGTCAACATCAAGCGCCGCAAGCCCGACGTCTGGTATCCCGACCCGCGCCTGAAAAACGACGAGCAGCCGGAAAGGGATTTCTTCCAAAAGGCCGATCCCAGCTTCAATCCGGCACGCAACGACTTCGGGTTCGGGCACCTCGTCCGGCGGCAGGATCCGAATTACGACGAGCCCGGAGACGACGAGGCGGCGGAACGGTCCGAATACGAAACCTTCTATTTGACCAATGCATCGCCGCAGGCTGAAAGTCTGAATTCGGGACCGTGGAACACGCTGGAGGACATCGTCCTCGACGACCTCAAGAAGACGCTCAGGATTCCCGCGGTCGTCCTGACCGGCCCGATTTTCGACAAGAAGCCTCCCCTCCTGCACGGCGTGTTCCCGATCCCCCGGGACTATTGGAAGATCGTCGCGTGGCGCTCGGGAAACGAACTGGCTGCGGTCGGCTGGCGGCAGCGGCAGCCGGACGGCGTCATGCCGGATGCGCTTGAATCGGTCAGCGTTCCCTTCGACGGCAAGGCCGGCGAAGCGTGGCTGATCCCCATTGAGGAGATCGCCGCGCTGACCGGTCTCGACCTCGCCCTTTACGCGGCGGCGGATACCTACCGCATGCGTGTGCTGGGGTTTGAGGGTGTGGAGGCCGCGGCTCCTGCGTTTCCGCTGCCGGTTCGGGCCTCCGATCTCCTGATGGCCGAAACGTTGCTCCTTGGTGATGATCCGCCCACGCCGGCTCCGCTGCCGGCGCGGGGACTGGCGGCGCGGATGGAGGTCTCGTCGGATTCAACGGCGGGCATACCGGCCATGGCGGAGACCTGGAGCGGGCCGGGCGACGAGGATTACTGGACCGACATCACCGAAGACGATGTTGCCGCGGCTGCGGCGGCCGAAGGGAGCACGCTGGAATCGGCGGATGCCGCACCAACCGTCTCCTGGGCTGCCGATGCGGACTCCATCGACCACGCGCATCTGGTCCCGACACCGGCGAGCGGCGCCTTTTCCCTGCGAGCCGAGGATCTGGATCTGCTTGCGGCGCTGAACGACCTGCCGGTGGACGAAGCCGGTGACACGCCTGTCCTGTTCGGGCTGCGCGGCTGCGCCATCATCATGGATCACAACCAGTCGGCGGGCGAGGTGACCCTCAGGGACCGGCGCCCGGACCATCTGGCGCCGCGATGCGTCCTTGGTGTCTGGAACCGCCGGGCGGGCAGCGTGCACGTCTTTCCGGGATCGACCGTGCCGGACCGCCGGGCCGTTGTTTCCTGGAAAGCGTCGCGCCGGTCGGGGAACCTGCTTCCCACCGGGCTGTACCGTTACGTGGTGGGCCCGCATGCCACCCTGCGCAAGGACGGCACGCTGAACAGCCGGCCGGGCTGCTTCCTGCTGCGCAACGCGTCGGGCGACAAGCGCGTGGTCGTCGTCCGTCGCAGCAACGACGACCTCGCCTACGATCTCGCCGACATGACAGACCGCACGGCGCCGGGCGACAACATCCATCCAACCTTCTTCTTGCAACCCACCGACTTCTCGTCCTTCGGATGCCAGACGGTCGTCGGAACCGCGGACAGCGGAGGCAACCACAAGGGTGCTTGGGCGGAGTTTCGCGCCGCTGCCGGGCTTCAAGATAAGGAAGGCACGCCGGGCAAGCCGTATCTCTACATGCTGCTGACCGGGACGGAGGCGATGCTGGCCTCAGCCGTTCGGCGCAACGGACTGTTGGGCGACATCCAGGCGCGGCGCGCGTTGCGGCGCCTGCGCTTCGGATCGAAGGGGGATGCGGTGCTCCGGCTTCAAGCCCGGCTGGGCCTGCCGAAGCGCGACGGCGACTTCGGCTCCTTTACCGCGGAGTCCCTCAACGCCCTGCAAAGGGGCCTGCCGCCGAAAAACCGCTGCGACGGCATCTGGACGCCGGACCTGGATGCTGCTTTGGGGTGGGGCGTGTTCAGTTCATTTGGGGTTTAG
- a CDS encoding NADH:flavin oxidoreductase, protein MSVDILFRPFALKSLNLKNRIVMAPMTRSFSPGGVPTDDVAAYYRRRAENEVGLILSEGTVIDRPTSSNDPNVPRFHGEEALAGWKKVIDGVHAAGGAMAPQIWHMGVMAPHLSGWTPAQPFEGPSGLVVPGKPGGNSMSEQDIADTIAAFGRAAADAKRLGFDAVEIHGAHGYLIDQFFWAGVNKRTDAFGGSTLPERSRFAVEVVKAVRAAVGENFAVLLRLSQWKQQDFAVRLAKTPEEMEAWLAPLADAGVDIFHCSQRRFWQPEFEGSDLNFAGWAKKLTGKATITVGSVGLSGEFIAAFQGESSQPSPLDELLRRFERGDFDLVAVGRALLSDPQWVRKVREGRMEALRDFTKEALATLV, encoded by the coding sequence ATGAGCGTGGACATCCTCTTCCGCCCGTTTGCCCTGAAGTCGCTGAATCTGAAGAACCGGATCGTCATGGCCCCGATGACCCGGTCCTTCTCGCCGGGCGGCGTGCCGACGGACGATGTGGCCGCCTACTATCGCCGCCGGGCGGAGAACGAGGTCGGCCTGATCCTTTCCGAGGGCACCGTCATCGACCGGCCCACCTCCTCGAACGATCCCAACGTTCCGCGCTTCCATGGGGAGGAAGCGCTGGCCGGTTGGAAGAAGGTCATCGACGGCGTGCACGCGGCGGGGGGCGCAATGGCGCCGCAGATCTGGCACATGGGCGTGATGGCCCCGCACCTGTCCGGCTGGACGCCGGCGCAGCCATTCGAAGGCCCCTCGGGCCTCGTCGTGCCGGGCAAGCCCGGCGGCAACAGCATGAGCGAGCAGGACATCGCGGACACCATCGCCGCCTTCGGGCGCGCCGCGGCGGATGCGAAGCGGCTGGGCTTCGATGCGGTCGAGATCCACGGTGCCCACGGCTACCTGATCGACCAGTTCTTCTGGGCCGGAGTGAACAAGCGGACCGACGCCTTCGGCGGCTCCACCCTGCCGGAACGCAGCCGCTTCGCGGTCGAGGTGGTCAAGGCGGTGCGTGCGGCGGTCGGCGAGAACTTCGCCGTGCTCCTCCGCCTCTCGCAGTGGAAGCAGCAGGATTTCGCGGTGCGCCTCGCCAAGACGCCGGAGGAGATGGAAGCGTGGCTGGCTCCGCTGGCCGACGCGGGCGTCGACATCTTCCACTGTTCGCAGCGGCGTTTCTGGCAGCCGGAATTCGAGGGCTCGGACCTGAACTTTGCCGGCTGGGCCAAGAAGCTGACCGGCAAGGCCACGATCACCGTTGGTTCCGTCGGTCTGTCGGGCGAGTTCATCGCTGCCTTCCAGGGCGAGAGTTCGCAGCCCAGCCCTCTGGATGAGTTGCTGCGCCGCTTCGAGCGCGGTGACTTCGACCTCGTCGCCGTCGGCCGGGCCCTGCTTTCCGACCCACAATGGGTCCGGAAGGTTCGCGAAGGGCGCATGGAGGCGTTGCGCGATTTCACCAAGGAAGCGCTTGCGACCCTGGTGTGA
- a CDS encoding FmdB family zinc ribbon protein, translated as MSCRCVRRQTPTSTSTRATMAGPRWSSSPPRDQPGRAGRRSPGLSAISPDGPEREDVMPIYDYECEACGPFTAMRPMAQFRDPCACPECGAAAPRTCLSAPAIASSTPGGRVAHDDAEPGATHPHRTSAAHPAGCGCCVRRLPLPGALSTGGRVFTSHGPVRRSGQ; from the coding sequence ATGAGCTGCCGCTGCGTGAGGCGCCAAACGCCTACCAGCACTTCGACGCGCGCGACGATGGCTGGACCAAGGTGGTCCTCAAGCCCGCCGCGTGACCAGCCGGGCCGGGCGGGCCGTCGCTCGCCCGGCCTCTCCGCCATCTCGCCGGACGGGCCTGAGCGTGAGGACGTCATGCCGATCTACGACTACGAGTGCGAAGCGTGCGGGCCGTTCACGGCGATGCGGCCCATGGCCCAGTTCCGGGATCCATGCGCCTGCCCGGAATGCGGGGCCGCGGCACCGCGAACATGCCTCAGCGCACCCGCCATTGCCAGCAGCACCCCGGGTGGCCGCGTTGCCCACGACGACGCCGAGCCGGGCGCGACCCACCCGCACCGGACTTCGGCTGCGCATCCCGCCGGCTGCGGTTGTTGCGTGCGCCGCTTGCCGCTGCCGGGCGCCCTGTCCACAGGCGGACGGGTGTTCACGTCGCACGGGCCGGTCCGACGGAGCGGGCAGTAA
- a CDS encoding glutathione-independent formaldehyde dehydrogenase — protein sequence MRAVVYNGPRDVAVQDVPDARIERPTDVLVRITSTNICGSDLHMYEGRTDFPRGGVFGHENLGQVAEVGDAVDRVKVGDWVAIPFNIGCGFCKNCERGLSAFCLTTADRSVVPNMAGAAYGFADMGPYRGGQADLLRVPYGDYNCLKLPPDAEERQNDYVMLADIFPTGWHVTELAGLRPGESVVIYGAGPVGLMAAHAAMIKGACMVMVVDRHPDRLRLAGSIGALPIDDSKGSPVDQVLELTNGIGADRGCECVGYQAHDPAGHEHPNMTMNNLVKSVKFTGGIGVVGVYTPQDPAPPGPALQAGRDRFRLRPLVVQGSDDRHRPVQREGIQSATARPHFDRPRETVLHHLA from the coding sequence ATGAGAGCAGTTGTCTATAACGGACCACGCGATGTTGCGGTGCAGGACGTGCCCGACGCGCGGATCGAGAGACCGACCGACGTGTTGGTGCGGATCACGAGCACCAACATCTGCGGCTCCGACCTGCACATGTATGAGGGCCGGACCGACTTCCCGCGGGGCGGCGTTTTCGGGCACGAGAACCTCGGGCAGGTGGCCGAAGTGGGCGACGCCGTCGACCGGGTGAAGGTCGGGGACTGGGTCGCCATCCCCTTCAACATCGGCTGCGGATTCTGCAAGAACTGCGAGCGCGGCTTGAGCGCGTTCTGCCTGACCACGGCGGATCGAAGCGTCGTGCCGAACATGGCCGGCGCCGCGTACGGCTTCGCCGACATGGGACCGTATCGGGGCGGCCAGGCCGACCTTCTGCGCGTTCCCTACGGCGACTACAATTGCCTGAAGCTGCCGCCGGACGCGGAGGAGCGGCAGAACGACTATGTGATGCTGGCCGACATCTTCCCGACCGGCTGGCATGTCACCGAGCTCGCCGGACTGCGTCCCGGCGAGTCGGTCGTCATCTATGGGGCCGGGCCGGTCGGCCTCATGGCCGCCCACGCGGCGATGATCAAGGGCGCCTGCATGGTCATGGTCGTCGATCGTCATCCCGACCGCCTGCGCCTTGCAGGCTCGATCGGGGCCCTGCCCATCGACGATTCCAAGGGCTCCCCGGTGGATCAGGTCCTTGAGTTGACGAACGGCATCGGCGCCGACCGCGGCTGCGAGTGCGTCGGCTATCAGGCGCACGACCCGGCGGGCCACGAGCACCCCAACATGACCATGAACAACCTGGTCAAGTCGGTGAAATTCACCGGCGGCATCGGCGTCGTCGGCGTCTACACGCCCCAGGACCCGGCCCCCCCAGGACCCGCTCTACAAGCAGGGCGAGATCGTTTTCGACTACGGCCTCTTGTGGTTCAAGGGTCAGACGATCGGCACAGGCCAGTGCAACGTGAAGGCATACAATCGGCAACTGCGCGACCTCATTTCGACCGGCCGCGCGAAACCGTCCTTCATCATCTCGCATGA